The following coding sequences are from one Polyodon spathula isolate WHYD16114869_AA chromosome 7, ASM1765450v1, whole genome shotgun sequence window:
- the tspan33b gene encoding tetraspanin-33b, with the protein MPSAMDREVSLNRADTFSFINPWIRYFLFIFSLLFWVFSLLIIAIGVYAKVEKATDTVRDTFLIDPAIILIVVGVVMFFITFCGCIGALRENIKLLKAFSLSLTLVFLTQLAIAVLGFFYSEQTRGTLEKFVKKAIIHYRDDIDLQNLIDYIQKEFKCCGYNNYSDWSRNLYFNCTKENPSRERCAVPYSCCTPVPGEVVINTMCGFGVQNLNYLEATKSIYPLGCADKTAGWIESHLLLVGALALGLALPQIAGIFLSQILISQIEDEISSIL; encoded by the exons ATGCCCAGCGCAATGGACAGAGAAGTCAGTTTGAATCGAGCTGACACTTTTTCTTTCATCAATCCTTGGATTAGGtatttcctgtttattttcaGTCTCTTATTCtgg GTGTTTTCCTTATTAATAATTGCAATAGGAGTTTACGCCAAGGTTGAGAAAGCCACAG ACACTGTCAGAGACACATTTCTGATTGACCCCGCTATCATTCTGATAGTCGTGGGAGTTGTTATGTTCTTTATCACATTCTGTGGATGTATTGGAGCTTTGAGAGAAAATATTAAACTCCTTAAAGCT TTCTCACTGAGTTTAACTCTAGTATTTTTGACTCAGCTGGCCATTGCAGTGCTGGGATTTTTCTATTCTGAACAG ACCCGGGGCACTCTTGAGAAATTTGTCAAAAAAGCGATAATTCACTACAGAGACGATATTGACCTCCAAAACCTGATTGATTATATTCAAAAAGAG TTCAAGTGTTGCGGCTACAATAATTACAGTGACTGGTCTCGGAACCTGTACTTTAACTGCACCAAGGAGAACCCGAGCAGGGAGAGGTGTGCCGTTCCTTACTCCTGCTGCACTCCAGTACCGGGGGAG GTTGTCATTAACACAATGTGTGGGTTTGGAGTGCAAAACCTGAACTACTTAGAAGCCACCAAGTCAATTTACCCACTGGGATGTGCTGACAAGACAGCTGGCTGGATCGAATCACACCTGCTGCTGGTGGGAGCACTGGCTCTCGGCCTCGCCCTTCCACAG attgcaGGAATCTTTCTCTCACAGATACTAATATCCCAAATAGAAGATGAAATTAGTTCTATTTTATAA